In Leptolyngbya sp. SIO1E4, one DNA window encodes the following:
- a CDS encoding malate dehydrogenase has translation MDVSVIGASGDCGREIVLQLATLGVLMPTERLQLVGRQGGRSAQILYGLCSDLNDAYAEKAPMLDVALAPEDIVADVIVMAAGATVAGNITSRAQLSSINLPIFEQYAQAIARHGYGHEVIIIVTNPVELAVEVFSRHLGRRRVIGVGAYSDSLRFRREIAADLGVRRQLVQGFIVGEHGEGMVPLWSTVKIHGMTSDELRDARRKLRRDRTVSQFPEEVAQEKQVVMSYLQAGNIPQAYRYVDSLPPDLRVVVKPFVTHVSGAKTISATANVTVDLVQNLLEGREVVVSGQVQLDGEFYGLRTPFGVPIVVTPFGWTQVVPLQLWAEEADLLDKMATQLNQRLKEDLTRG, from the coding sequence ATGGATGTCTCAGTGATTGGGGCCAGCGGTGACTGTGGTCGAGAAATTGTTTTGCAGCTAGCGACGTTGGGTGTGCTGATGCCGACCGAACGGCTGCAGTTGGTGGGGCGTCAGGGCGGACGGAGCGCTCAAATTTTGTATGGGCTGTGCAGTGACCTGAATGATGCCTATGCCGAAAAAGCCCCCATGTTAGATGTCGCCCTCGCCCCAGAAGATATTGTGGCCGACGTGATTGTGATGGCGGCAGGGGCCACGGTGGCCGGAAACATCACCTCTCGGGCGCAGCTCTCTTCCATAAACCTGCCTATTTTTGAGCAATATGCCCAGGCGATCGCCCGCCACGGCTACGGTCACGAAGTCATCATTATTGTGACGAACCCGGTTGAGCTGGCGGTGGAAGTTTTCAGCCGTCATCTGGGGCGGCGCCGGGTCATCGGAGTGGGCGCCTACTCAGACTCATTGCGGTTTCGGCGGGAGATTGCTGCTGATTTAGGGGTGCGTCGTCAGCTCGTGCAGGGGTTTATTGTGGGGGAGCACGGCGAGGGCATGGTGCCCCTGTGGAGTACGGTCAAAATTCACGGCATGACCTCCGATGAGCTGCGGGATGCCCGCCGCAAGCTGCGACGAGACCGCACCGTCAGTCAATTTCCAGAAGAAGTTGCCCAAGAAAAGCAAGTGGTGATGAGCTATCTCCAGGCGGGCAATATTCCCCAAGCCTACCGCTATGTGGATAGCCTGCCCCCCGATTTACGAGTGGTGGTAAAGCCCTTTGTCACCCATGTTTCGGGGGCTAAGACCATCTCTGCAACCGCCAATGTCACCGTTGACCTGGTGCAAAACCTGCTAGAGGGCCGAGAAGTCGTGGTGTCAGGCCAAGTGCAGCTTGATGGTGAGTTCTATGGCCTCCGCACCCCATTTGGGGTGCCCATCGTAGTCACCCCGTTCGGATGGACTCAAGTGGTGCCCCTGCAGCTATGGGCTGAAGAGGCCGATTTGCTCGACAAAATGGCGACACAGCTAAACCAACGCCTCAAGGAGGATCTGACCCGTGGCTAA
- a CDS encoding SAM-dependent DNA methyltransferase yields the protein MDHATHNAIVSFIWNIADDVLRDVYVRGKYRDVILPMTVIRRLDCLLEPTKVEVLKRYEFLEAQKIYNQAPQLTKASGYPFYNTSKFTLRRLLDEPSQIRANFENYLNGFSDNVQEIITKFKFRNQFETLEESNRLYGLIDKYLDKDINLSSEPVLNETGNVIHPGLSNHGMGSVFEELIRRFNEENNEEAGEHFTPRDVIQLMVNLIFLPVKDQIESGTYLVYDCACGSGGMLTEAEAFMQKLAEETGKKVRIELYGQEVNPETYAICQADMLIKGKDPRNIKYGSTLAQDGFRKLEFDFMLANPPYGKSWKLDKEALEEKIGKKKQVTDPRFVVDHMDLPIGERLELLPRVSDGQLLFLVNKLSKMKQDTPLGSRIAIVHNGSALFTGDAGQGESNIRRWILENDWLEAIIGVPLDMFYNTNIATYVWVLSNRKQGTPREGKVQLIDATGWYRKRRKNLGKKNCDLSPADIQRITELFLNFESTEQSKIFDNEDFGYHKITVERPLRLAFQVTPERVQQFLDKADAKAQPLVDLIQDEFGTERYTDFNQVRERLEAELADYKPKPRQKDWALIRETFTEKDEAAEPIILEQTEDGPVYEPDSELRDTENVPLKENIETYFAREVLPHVPDAWIDYEKTQRGYETSFTKYFYKFKKLRSLEEIKADILSLEAATEGVLQQIVAG from the coding sequence ATGGATCATGCTACGCACAATGCGATCGTCAGCTTTATCTGGAATATTGCTGACGACGTGCTCAGAGATGTATACGTGCGGGGCAAGTATCGCGATGTGATCCTGCCGATGACGGTAATCCGGCGGCTGGACTGTCTGCTAGAACCGACCAAGGTCGAAGTCCTGAAGCGGTACGAATTCCTCGAAGCCCAAAAGATTTACAACCAGGCTCCTCAGCTCACCAAAGCATCAGGCTACCCGTTTTATAACACCTCAAAGTTCACCCTACGGCGACTGCTAGATGAGCCCAGCCAAATTCGGGCCAACTTCGAGAACTACCTGAATGGATTCAGCGACAACGTTCAGGAGATCATCACTAAATTCAAGTTTCGCAATCAGTTTGAAACCCTAGAAGAGAGCAACCGCCTCTACGGGCTGATTGATAAATACTTGGATAAGGACATTAACCTCAGCAGTGAACCTGTGCTCAACGAAACAGGCAATGTGATCCATCCCGGATTGAGCAACCATGGCATGGGCTCTGTGTTTGAGGAATTGATTCGTCGCTTCAACGAAGAGAATAATGAGGAAGCTGGGGAGCACTTCACCCCTCGCGATGTAATTCAGCTCATGGTGAATCTGATCTTTCTGCCTGTGAAAGATCAGATTGAGAGCGGCACGTACCTGGTATATGATTGCGCCTGCGGCTCGGGTGGGATGCTCACCGAAGCAGAAGCCTTTATGCAAAAGCTGGCGGAAGAAACCGGCAAGAAAGTAAGGATTGAGCTGTATGGGCAAGAGGTAAACCCTGAAACCTATGCCATTTGTCAGGCGGACATGCTGATTAAAGGCAAAGACCCGCGCAACATCAAATATGGCTCGACCCTGGCGCAGGACGGGTTTCGTAAGCTGGAATTTGACTTCATGCTGGCGAATCCGCCCTATGGTAAGTCTTGGAAGCTGGATAAGGAAGCGCTAGAAGAAAAAATCGGTAAGAAGAAGCAGGTCACCGATCCCCGTTTTGTGGTGGATCATATGGATCTACCAATAGGGGAACGGCTAGAGCTATTACCTCGCGTCAGCGACGGACAGCTTCTGTTTCTGGTGAACAAGCTCTCGAAGATGAAGCAGGATACCCCGTTAGGTAGCCGCATTGCCATTGTGCATAACGGCTCGGCCCTCTTCACAGGCGATGCCGGACAGGGTGAGAGCAACATTCGCCGCTGGATTTTGGAAAACGATTGGCTCGAAGCGATTATCGGCGTGCCGCTGGATATGTTCTACAACACCAACATCGCCACCTATGTATGGGTGCTGTCGAACCGCAAGCAGGGCACCCCTCGCGAAGGCAAGGTGCAGCTAATTGACGCTACAGGCTGGTATCGCAAGCGTCGCAAAAACTTGGGGAAGAAAAACTGCGACCTCTCCCCGGCAGATATTCAGCGGATTACCGAGCTGTTCTTAAACTTTGAGTCAACGGAGCAGTCCAAGATTTTTGACAATGAGGACTTCGGCTACCACAAAATTACGGTAGAACGTCCGCTACGGCTGGCATTTCAGGTGACGCCAGAGCGTGTTCAACAATTTCTCGACAAAGCTGATGCCAAAGCCCAGCCGCTGGTGGATCTCATTCAAGACGAGTTTGGAACGGAACGCTACACGGATTTCAATCAGGTGAGGGAGCGGCTAGAAGCTGAGCTTGCTGATTACAAACCCAAACCGCGTCAAAAAGACTGGGCGTTAATTCGCGAGACGTTTACCGAAAAGGACGAAGCCGCAGAACCTATCATCCTTGAGCAAACGGAAGATGGCCCGGTATATGAGCCAGACTCGGAATTACGGGATACGGAAAACGTGCCGTTGAAGGAAAACATTGAAACCTACTTTGCCCGTGAGGTGCTGCCCCATGTGCCGGATGCCTGGATTGATTATGAGAAGACCCAACGAGGCTATGAGACTTCGTTCACAAAGTATTTTTACAAGTTCAAGAAGCTGCGAAGTTTGGAGGAGATTAAAGCTGATATCTTGTCGCTTGAGGCCGCTACGGAAGGTGTCTTGCAGCAAATTGTAGCTGGATGA
- a CDS encoding restriction endonuclease subunit S, which produces MKSYSAYEPDSRLPGIEQVPIHWSVLRNSVIFKEVNEAGYGELQLLSILADRGVVRQSDTGRKERAPDDRSKYKRILKGDIGYNLMNAFMGAIGVSNYDGIISPAYAVCRPKIKIEPEYFHHLFRTGIYLIEFDRNAYGIMDERNRLYFDAFKRIYVPFPPLNEQKVIVKYIDQKLAEIDQFISYKRRLIELLNEQKTVLINQAVTQGLDPTVSMKPSGIDWLGDIPTHWERLQIRRALQSYDYGISDSTHGGGSIKVLKMGHVHDGVVHIPDEGGVKTIEDNLLLKDKDLLFNRTNSPELVGKVGLFRDDCTKKVTFASYLVRLRVKDCTAPEFLNYLLNSHLMLSKARQNALHSLNQSNLNPSRYSQMEISLPPFDEQIEIISFIERESEVIDCAIAQAEKEIELIQEYRTTLISDAVTGKIDVRDKLKAEASVALGGVRP; this is translated from the coding sequence ATGAAGAGTTATTCAGCTTATGAACCAGATTCACGACTACCCGGTATTGAGCAAGTTCCTATACATTGGAGTGTATTGAGGAATTCCGTTATCTTCAAAGAAGTCAATGAAGCTGGATATGGAGAGCTTCAGCTTCTATCAATTCTGGCGGATCGGGGTGTTGTCAGACAGTCAGATACTGGAAGAAAAGAAAGGGCACCTGATGATAGAAGCAAATACAAACGGATTCTTAAGGGCGATATTGGCTATAACTTGATGAATGCTTTTATGGGAGCTATTGGTGTTTCTAATTACGATGGAATCATTAGCCCAGCCTATGCAGTTTGTCGGCCTAAGATAAAGATAGAACCAGAATATTTTCATCACCTTTTCAGAACAGGAATATATCTAATCGAGTTCGACAGAAATGCCTACGGAATTATGGACGAAAGGAATAGGCTTTATTTTGATGCTTTCAAGAGAATCTATGTTCCTTTTCCACCCCTCAATGAACAGAAAGTAATTGTCAAATACATCGATCAAAAGCTGGCTGAGATTGATCAATTCATTAGCTACAAGCGTCGCCTGATTGAATTGCTCAATGAGCAGAAAACGGTTCTTATCAATCAGGCAGTCACTCAGGGACTCGACCCCACTGTTTCCATGAAGCCCTCTGGCATCGACTGGCTAGGCGACATCCCCACCCATTGGGAAAGACTTCAAATAAGAAGGGCTTTACAATCTTATGACTACGGTATTTCTGATAGTACCCATGGTGGCGGTTCTATTAAAGTGCTAAAGATGGGACATGTCCATGATGGAGTAGTTCATATTCCTGATGAGGGAGGTGTTAAGACTATTGAGGATAATCTGCTCTTAAAGGACAAAGATCTTCTTTTTAACAGAACCAATAGCCCTGAGCTTGTTGGTAAAGTTGGACTTTTTCGTGATGATTGTACAAAAAAAGTTACCTTTGCCTCTTACCTGGTGAGGCTAAGGGTTAAAGATTGTACAGCTCCAGAATTCTTGAACTATCTTCTCAACTCTCATTTGATGCTGAGTAAAGCGAGACAGAATGCTCTTCATAGTTTGAACCAGTCAAATCTTAACCCTTCGAGATACTCACAGATGGAAATTTCTCTACCTCCTTTTGATGAGCAGATAGAAATCATTTCCTTTATTGAAAGAGAATCCGAAGTGATTGACTGTGCGATCGCCCAAGCTGAAAAAGAAATTGAACTCATTCAGGAGTATCGCACGACCCTGATTTCTGATGCCGTTACAGGCAAAATAGACGTGCGCGATAAGCTAAAGGCAGAGGCAAGTGTCGCCTTAGGAGGCGTTAGACCCTAG
- a CDS encoding Uma2 family endonuclease: MIQAIDRICTAEEYLALDIDSEERHEFVDGEIRPIAGGTPDHNAIAGNLLVALKLALRGSPYRTFVADQRLWLPAANLYTYPDVMVVPQPLQLQTRRNDTVINPCFIAEVLSTSTKGYDRGDKFLAYRTIATFQEYLLIDQYSIHVEHHIKTSPNQWLLSEYNSRDITLSFNSFDCQISIAELYEDIDI, translated from the coding sequence ATGATTCAAGCCATTGATCGGATCTGTACTGCCGAAGAATATCTGGCGTTAGACATCGACTCTGAGGAACGCCATGAATTTGTGGATGGAGAAATCAGACCCATAGCCGGGGGCACGCCCGACCATAATGCCATTGCTGGGAATCTGTTGGTAGCCTTAAAGCTGGCCCTACGCGGCAGTCCCTATCGCACCTTCGTCGCCGATCAGCGGCTCTGGCTTCCAGCCGCTAATCTTTACACGTATCCCGATGTGATGGTGGTGCCGCAACCCCTCCAACTCCAAACTAGGCGTAACGATACCGTCATCAATCCTTGCTTTATTGCCGAGGTGCTTTCGACCTCCACCAAAGGCTACGACCGGGGCGATAAGTTTCTGGCCTATCGCACCATCGCCACCTTTCAGGAATACTTGCTGATTGATCAATATTCCATTCACGTTGAGCACCACATTAAGACCTCTCCCAATCAGTGGTTGCTCTCTGAGTACAACTCACGAGACATCACCCTCTCATTCAATAGCTTTGACTGTCAGATCAGCATTGCCGAACTGTACGAAGACATTGATATTTAA
- a CDS encoding type I restriction endonuclease subunit R, with the protein MTTDMSERGLETLIERSLMEASGYFKGKPSDYVREFCLDKVQLLEFLRTTQPQAINRLTTTYGEHFEDRLFKRISDQIKSRGIIEVLRKGIKAQEVSLTLYYKQPASQLNPDATARYAANRFSVTRQLRYSDDNKQLALDLVILVNGLPLITFELKNQVTRQSVKDAMRQYQKDRDPKATLFQFGRCLVHFAVDDELVYMTTHLKGEATRFLPFNQGRKSNPDEIFPDSAGNPVNPDGIATDYLWKKILTKSSLSNIVENYAQIVEEEADDGSIKRKLIFPRYHQLYVVRQLLAQTKENGLGHRYLIQHSAGSGKSNSITWLSHQLVELTDRDSVEPVFDSVIVVTDRVVLDKQIRNNIKQFAQVKGVVQAVTEGSRQLRKALEDGKKLIITTVDKFAYVVEEIDSLKSNRFAVIIDEAHSSQSGSKAASMSAALSKDTAKPTETTEDKILQIIEAQQLCQNASYYAFTATPKNKTLELFGWQNPIDGKFYPHHLYSMKQAIEEGFILDVLQNYTPYNSYYQLQKKIEDDPKFDTQRAKQKLLKNLEESPYPIQAKTKVMVDHFLDEVMGQRKIDGRAKAMLVTRSIKSAVRYKLAFDAYLQEVKSPFQAIVAFSGSKEVDGKVEDEASMNGFPSQEIEARFKQSIYRFLIVADKYQTGFDQPLLHTMYVDKPLSDVKAVQTLSRLNRSYPGKTDTFILDFVNSVEQIKQSFEPFYTTTILSEATDLDRLNDLQDALDDFQVYSPDNVREFVRLFLEDVDRDVIEPILDTCKESYKTDLTADQQIDFKRKAKSFIRNYQFLVQVRTFKNPYWESLKTFLRFLVPKLPIITEEDLSQGVLESVDLESYRVEREMTQAILLGGEQELAPTPPEPRTIVRQPDLDWLSNIIREFNERFGNIDWTDEDKVRRLLFEDLPREISQDEEYLNAKQHSDRQNARITFEKKLTDKFQDHIFDQTEAYRQYTDNQEFKGWLVNTLFEMDYDQGLSSLNGERPSRRADNQRNPAIAWRGSKAGDLLKFAGIWAGDDLEECRQAVYENRSEADF; encoded by the coding sequence ATGACTACCGACATGTCAGAACGGGGGCTAGAAACCCTGATCGAACGCAGCCTCATGGAAGCATCGGGCTACTTCAAAGGTAAGCCTAGCGACTACGTGCGCGAATTTTGCCTCGACAAAGTGCAACTGCTGGAATTCCTCCGGACAACCCAACCCCAGGCCATTAACCGCCTCACCACAACCTATGGCGAACACTTTGAAGATCGGCTGTTTAAGCGCATCAGCGACCAGATTAAGTCCAGAGGCATTATTGAAGTTCTCAGGAAAGGGATTAAAGCTCAGGAAGTGAGCCTGACGCTGTATTACAAGCAGCCTGCGTCCCAGCTCAACCCCGATGCCACAGCCCGCTACGCCGCTAACCGCTTTTCCGTTACGCGCCAGCTTCGCTACAGCGACGATAACAAGCAGCTAGCGCTGGATCTCGTCATTCTCGTCAATGGTCTACCGCTCATCACCTTTGAACTGAAGAATCAGGTGACCCGCCAGTCTGTCAAAGATGCCATGCGGCAGTACCAAAAAGACCGCGACCCTAAAGCTACGCTATTTCAGTTTGGGCGCTGTCTGGTACATTTCGCCGTCGATGACGAGCTAGTCTACATGACGACTCACCTCAAAGGGGAAGCCACCCGCTTTTTGCCCTTTAACCAGGGGCGTAAGTCTAACCCGGATGAAATTTTTCCCGATAGTGCTGGTAACCCGGTCAACCCCGACGGCATCGCGACCGATTATCTTTGGAAAAAAATTCTCACCAAATCTAGCCTCAGCAATATCGTCGAAAACTATGCCCAAATTGTGGAGGAAGAAGCCGACGATGGTTCGATCAAGCGTAAGCTCATCTTTCCTCGTTACCATCAGCTTTACGTGGTGCGTCAGCTACTGGCCCAAACCAAGGAAAATGGCCTCGGCCATCGCTACCTAATTCAGCATTCTGCCGGTTCTGGCAAAAGCAACTCCATCACCTGGCTCAGTCACCAATTAGTCGAACTGACCGATAGGGATAGCGTAGAGCCTGTTTTTGACTCTGTGATTGTCGTAACCGACCGAGTTGTGCTGGATAAGCAGATTCGCAACAATATTAAGCAATTTGCTCAGGTGAAAGGCGTCGTTCAGGCCGTCACCGAAGGGAGTCGCCAGCTCCGTAAAGCTCTGGAGGATGGCAAAAAGCTGATCATCACCACGGTTGATAAATTTGCCTACGTCGTAGAGGAAATTGACTCGCTCAAATCGAACCGTTTTGCCGTCATCATTGACGAAGCCCATTCGAGTCAGAGCGGCAGCAAAGCAGCTAGCATGAGTGCTGCGCTGAGTAAAGACACCGCCAAACCTACAGAAACGACTGAAGATAAAATTCTGCAGATTATTGAAGCGCAACAGCTCTGTCAAAACGCTAGCTACTATGCCTTTACCGCCACGCCCAAAAACAAAACCCTAGAGCTTTTCGGCTGGCAAAATCCGATAGACGGTAAGTTTTATCCCCACCATCTCTACTCAATGAAGCAGGCCATTGAAGAAGGCTTCATTCTGGATGTGTTGCAAAACTACACCCCCTACAACAGCTATTACCAACTACAAAAGAAAATTGAAGACGATCCTAAGTTTGATACGCAACGAGCTAAACAAAAGCTGCTCAAGAACTTGGAGGAATCGCCCTACCCAATTCAAGCCAAAACGAAAGTTATGGTCGATCACTTTTTGGATGAGGTGATGGGTCAGCGCAAGATTGACGGCAGAGCTAAGGCAATGCTGGTAACCCGCAGCATCAAAAGCGCTGTTCGCTACAAACTTGCATTTGATGCTTACCTGCAAGAAGTCAAATCGCCCTTTCAAGCCATCGTTGCTTTTTCAGGCAGTAAAGAGGTGGATGGCAAAGTCGAAGATGAAGCTTCGATGAACGGATTTCCCAGTCAGGAAATCGAGGCTCGCTTTAAGCAAAGTATTTATCGATTTTTGATCGTCGCGGATAAATATCAAACCGGCTTCGATCAGCCTTTGCTACACACAATGTATGTAGACAAGCCCCTGTCAGACGTGAAAGCAGTGCAGACCCTCTCACGTCTCAATCGCTCCTATCCAGGCAAAACTGACACGTTTATTCTCGATTTTGTTAATTCGGTAGAACAGATTAAGCAATCCTTTGAGCCGTTCTACACGACCACTATCCTCAGTGAAGCGACCGATCTAGATCGCCTTAACGATCTACAAGACGCGCTAGATGACTTCCAAGTCTATAGTCCAGATAACGTTAGAGAATTCGTTCGCCTCTTTTTAGAAGATGTGGATAGAGATGTTATTGAACCGATTCTTGATACCTGTAAAGAAAGTTATAAAACGGATCTGACTGCTGATCAGCAGATTGACTTTAAGCGTAAAGCGAAGTCGTTTATTCGTAACTATCAGTTTCTAGTCCAGGTTCGTACCTTCAAGAATCCCTATTGGGAAAGCCTTAAAACATTCCTACGATTTTTGGTTCCGAAACTGCCCATTATCACTGAAGAAGACTTGTCGCAGGGTGTTCTGGAAAGCGTTGATTTAGAAAGCTATCGGGTTGAACGAGAAATGACCCAGGCTATCTTACTCGGCGGTGAACAAGAACTGGCACCCACCCCACCCGAACCTCGCACCATTGTCAGACAACCGGATCTCGACTGGCTCAGTAACATTATTCGTGAGTTCAATGAGCGCTTTGGCAACATCGACTGGACTGACGAAGATAAAGTTAGGCGGCTACTGTTTGAAGATTTACCGCGAGAAATTAGCCAGGATGAGGAATATCTGAACGCCAAGCAGCATTCAGATCGCCAAAATGCGCGTATCACTTTTGAGAAAAAACTCACGGATAAGTTTCAAGATCATATTTTTGACCAGACCGAAGCCTATCGCCAATACACCGATAACCAGGAGTTTAAAGGATGGCTGGTTAATACGCTCTTCGAGATGGACTACGACCAGGGGCTAAGCTCCTTAAATGGTGAGCGACCCTCTAGACGAGCGGACAATCAGCGCAACCCAGCGATCGCGTGGCGCGGGTCTAAGGCGGGTGATCTCCTCAAGTTTGCCGGAATCTGGGCTGGTGATGACCTCGAAGAATGCCGACAGGCGGTTTATGAAAACCGTAGCGAGGCAGACTTCTGA
- a CDS encoding type II toxin-antitoxin system VapC family toxin, with protein sequence MYLLDTNHCSRIIDKDPKVLSKLQENENAAVGISAITQGELIFMAEKSHRQEENYRKVSEFASSITLYMIDDAIADCYGRLKAQILKHFGPKDSDKRKKTTIQKLGFSDNDLWIAATAIVYQMTVVSADSDFVRIQEVHHLLLENWLQ encoded by the coding sequence ATTTATCTGCTCGATACGAATCACTGCAGCCGCATCATCGATAAAGATCCAAAGGTACTCAGCAAGCTTCAGGAAAACGAGAATGCCGCTGTGGGTATCAGCGCTATCACACAGGGTGAGCTGATCTTTATGGCTGAGAAATCGCACCGCCAGGAAGAAAATTACCGCAAAGTTTCTGAATTCGCATCATCGATCACACTTTACATGATCGATGATGCGATCGCCGATTGTTACGGCAGGCTAAAAGCCCAAATTTTGAAACACTTTGGTCCTAAGGATTCTGATAAACGAAAGAAGACAACGATTCAAAAGCTAGGATTTAGCGATAACGATCTGTGGATTGCAGCAACTGCAATTGTTTATCAAATGACGGTTGTTTCAGCAGACAGTGATTTCGTCCGTATCCAAGAAGTACACCATCTGCTCTTAGAGAATTGGCTACAGTAA
- a CDS encoding PH domain-containing protein, giving the protein MGIISGLLGNAVELKGARLDDLLEAVIIPGEQVEKAYQLIRDIFVFTNKRLILIDKQGVTGKKIEFLSIPYSKITKFAQESAGHFDLDSELKIWVGSDPTPITKEFRKNVNISEVYAVLSRYVLD; this is encoded by the coding sequence ATGGGAATCATTTCTGGCTTACTGGGCAACGCCGTAGAACTCAAAGGCGCTCGACTAGATGACTTACTCGAAGCCGTCATCATCCCTGGTGAACAGGTCGAGAAAGCCTATCAGCTGATTCGCGACATTTTTGTGTTTACCAACAAGCGGCTAATACTGATAGATAAGCAAGGCGTTACGGGTAAGAAAATTGAGTTTCTTTCCATTCCGTACTCCAAAATCACCAAATTCGCACAAGAGAGTGCTGGGCATTTTGACCTGGATTCTGAACTCAAGATTTGGGTAGGCAGTGACCCAACCCCCATCACCAAAGAATTTAGGAAGAATGTCAATATCAGCGAAGTCTACGCTGTGCTCAGCCGATATGTTCTCGATTGA
- a CDS encoding PAS domain-containing sensor histidine kinase, with protein MTHNHWLSSSQAIPLSSTHQPVMQVLEQLRRQHELILNAVGEGVYGLDLDGNVTFVNPAAAAMIDWPMDELIGKSMHAVLHHSHPDGTSYPREDCPIYAAFQDGSIRRVTDEVFWRKDGTSFPVEYISTPMRDEEGQLIGAVVTFRDITQRRWAEQVLQRTNEELELKVRERTAKLWQANQQLKELSEMRSRFVAMVCHEFRNPLNNIALSVSSLNRYDTQLQPAEKAEYLLNIQANVERMTGMIDDILVIGKIEAKVLEAAPHPLDLIAFCHDLLAEQEYLRPQNSIQFACRSRHLVVDLDERLLRSILSNLLSNAIRYTPDDKGIRLKLAKRQNQLIFQVQDEGIGIAPEDRRALFDPFHRGRNVSNIPGTGLGLSIVKQLVDLQQGTIEVKSKIGVGTTFIVRLPIELPNSTAPQRQCR; from the coding sequence ATGACGCATAATCACTGGCTCTCCAGTTCCCAGGCGATTCCGCTGTCTTCTACTCATCAGCCAGTGATGCAAGTTTTAGAGCAGCTGCGCCGTCAGCATGAGTTAATCCTAAATGCGGTGGGAGAAGGCGTTTACGGATTAGACCTGGATGGCAATGTGACTTTTGTAAATCCAGCGGCGGCGGCCATGATTGATTGGCCCATGGATGAGCTGATTGGCAAGTCGATGCATGCGGTGTTGCATCATTCTCACCCGGATGGCACGTCCTATCCGCGAGAAGACTGCCCGATTTATGCCGCATTTCAAGATGGCAGTATTCGTCGGGTGACGGATGAGGTGTTTTGGCGCAAAGATGGCACCAGCTTTCCGGTGGAATATATCAGCACGCCGATGCGGGATGAGGAGGGGCAGCTCATTGGGGCTGTTGTCACCTTTCGAGATATCACCCAACGGCGGTGGGCAGAGCAGGTGCTGCAGCGCACCAATGAAGAACTGGAACTGAAGGTACGGGAACGGACGGCTAAACTGTGGCAAGCAAACCAGCAGCTGAAGGAACTCAGCGAGATGCGATCGCGCTTTGTGGCCATGGTTTGCCATGAGTTTCGCAATCCGCTCAACAATATTGCGCTTTCGGTCTCGTCGCTAAATCGCTATGACACCCAGCTACAGCCTGCCGAAAAAGCCGAATATTTGCTCAATATCCAGGCGAATGTTGAGCGCATGACTGGCATGATTGATGACATTTTGGTGATCGGCAAAATTGAGGCCAAAGTGTTGGAGGCTGCCCCCCACCCCCTAGACCTGATTGCCTTTTGCCACGATTTGCTGGCCGAGCAAGAATACCTGCGACCCCAAAACTCGATTCAGTTTGCCTGCCGCAGTCGCCACCTGGTTGTTGATTTGGATGAGCGGCTGCTGCGATCTATTTTGAGTAATTTGCTCTCGAATGCGATTCGCTACACCCCTGACGATAAAGGCATTCGCCTGAAGCTGGCCAAACGCCAAAATCAGCTAATTTTTCAGGTGCAGGATGAAGGCATCGGCATCGCCCCTGAGGATAGGCGGGCACTGTTTGACCCGTTTCACCGGGGGCGTAATGTGAGCAATATTCCGGGGACGGGGCTAGGGCTCAGCATTGTGAAGCAGCTGGTGGATCTGCAGCAGGGCACGATTGAGGTGAAGAGCAAAATTGGGGTGGGCACAACGTTTATTGTGCGGTTGCCGATTGAACTGCCGAACTCGACAGCCCCTCAACGACAGTGCCGTTAG